Part of the Flagellimonas eckloniae genome, TGACAAAAATTTATATGAAATTGCAGAAAGTCATGCCAAGGTAACCATGAAAAATCTTCTAAGACCAGATGGTTCGCTCTACCATGTAGGGTCTTTCGATGAAGAGACCGGAGAATTTATCAAAGGGGTAACGCATCAAGGTTATGCAGATGATTCTATGTGGGCCAGAGGCCAATCTTGGGGCATATACGGTTTTGCAATGGCGTATAGAGAGACAGGGAATCCTGATTTTATGGAAACATCAATGAAATTAGCAGATCACTTTTTAAAGCGTTTACCCGAAGATGGTATTCCTTTTTGGGATTTTGACGACCCAAAAATTCCCAATGCCCCCAAAGATGCTTCGGCAGCAGCAATAGCAGCTTGCGGAATGCTTGAATTATCCAAATTGGTTAAAGACAATGCCCTTAAGGACAAGTATATTGATGCGGCTAGGCGTTTTGTCGAAATACTTTCTTCCGAAGCGTACTATAGCGGTGATACAAACCAAGCCTTATTGTTACACTCTACGGGGCACCATCCAAACAATTCAGAAATAGATGTTCCAATTATCTATGCCGATTATTACTTTATGGAAGCGCTATTACGGTTAAAAAATATAGAAGAAACCAAAAAGAATCAAGAACTGGTCAAGTCCTAAAAAATGTATATATCGGCTAAAAGTGGGGTAATAATTTTAATGATTGGATTGATTTCCCTATCATCCACAGCCCAATCCACTATACCCTATACAAAAGGAAGAATTGTGGTAAGTTCTGACGGTAATGAACATGACCATGATGATTGGGCCGCTACACCATTGACACTGGCATTATTAGCTTCGGCTGGGTTGCAGGATAGTCTTGTAGTGTATACATTCAGTGATCATATCTGGGGCAGTAACCAAGAAAAAGAAAACGGGAAGGCCCAAATGTTGGAAAGTGTCCTTAAGGGAAAGGAAATCTTCAATTTTAAAAACTCCAATTTTATAGAAGCAGTTGCAGATTCAACAAGTGCAATACGCGCAATTACCCAAGAAATTGATAAATCCGATAAGCATAGTCCCTTAAATATAATAGCCGCGGGGCCAATGCATGTGGTTGGAAGAGCCCTCGAAAATGCAAATCCATCAAAACTAAAATATGTTAGGCTTATTTCACATTCCAAATGGAACAATGAACATGCAGATAAACCTTATGATTGGGAAAAGCCCCATTCTGGATGGACATGGGATGAAATCAAAGAAAATTTTGAATCAAATGGGCTTGCTATGGATAAAATTTTGGACCAAAATGGAGGTGATGGTTATCAAGGTTTTAAAGCGCCCATACAAGAATATAATTGGGTGAAAACCTCTGCTATAAGAGATACTTCTCCAAAAATTAAAAAACAAATGGACTGGCTATATGATAGACTTCTTACGTGTGTCAAAAAGGGTGATTTTGACCCTTCTGATGCTGGAATGGTAGTATATCTGCTTACCGGAAAAGAAAAGACCGATCCTTCAGATGCAAGGAAACTAATAGAAAATCCAACACATTAGAATCATTTTTTGGTAAGGATAGTTTGGGATTAAACAAAAATCGACCTAAAACACATAATAAAGCTATTTTAACCATGAACAGTAAGTTACTTTTAGTACTTTTTGTTGCTTCCCAAGTATATTTCACTAATGCACAAGATGCTTCAGCAGTACAGAACACATCGCAACAAGAACGTATGCAATGGTGGTCTGAAGCCAGGTTCGGTATGTTCATCCATTGGGGCATTTATACCAAACTTGCTGGTTTTTATAAGGGTAAAGCCCAACCTAATAGTGCTGAGTGGATAATGAACAGAGGGAAAATCCCAATTGCTGAATATGAAAAATTGACTGGTGAATTTAATCCAACAAAGTTCAATGCTAAAGAATTTGTGAATTTGGCAAAAGAGGCTGGGATGAAATATATGGTTATTACCGCAAAGCATCATGATGGATTCTCTATGTTCGATTCCAAAGCCAGTGATTACAACATTGTGGATGCCACTCCTTTTAAACGTGACATTTTGAAAGAATTAGCAAAAGAATGTCAAGAACAGGGCATAAAATTTGGGTTCTACTATTCACAAGCTCAAGATTGGCATCATCCAGGGGGTATGGGCAACAATTGGGATAAAACCTTCCAACGGGTCAGTAGTGACGAGTACGTCTACGAAAAGGCGCTTCCAGAGGTAAAACAATTATTGACGGAATATGGTCCAATTGCAATTTTTTGGTGGGATACCCCCCGAAAAATGACAAAGGAAGTCGTTGATAGCTTGTATCATATTACCTCGGCATTACAACCCAAAATCATTACTAACGATAGATTGGGCGAAGATTATCCCGGTGACCATAAGACATTTGAACGGCATGGCCCCAGGTATACTCCAGAAGCAAAGTATTGGGAATTATGCCAGCCCATTAGTGGAAGTTGGGGATATCGTAGTGATGATGATGATTTTAAATCCATTGCTACGCTAATTCGAAATCTTATTGATCAAAGTAGTAAGGGCGGGAATTATTTGCTCAATGTGAGCCCAACTGCAGAAGGAACACTAAAATCTGAAGCAACCGAACGTCTAAAGGCCATTGGTTCATGGATGGACAAAAACAGTGAAGCTATTTATGGTACCCAAGCAAGTCCAACCACTGAAGAACCAAAATGGGGCAGAATTACCATGAAAACCATTGATAGCAAAGGGTTATTATATTTACATGTATATGATTGGGCAGATGGTGCGTCTCTTCCCATCAGACTTAAAAATAATGTGGAGGCTTGTTATTTGTTAACTGATAAAAAAAGAACTTTTAAAACAACTTCTTTTGAAAATGGAATTCAAGTACAACTTTCTGGAAATGCTCCTGATAGTATAGCTTCCGTAATTGTTTTAAAACTAAAAGAAATGCCCAATGCACTTCCTCAAAAACAGTTGGAACAGGATAAAGAAGGAGTAGTCGCCTTACCAGCTTTTCGGGCTCAATATGAAAATTTGCAAGGGCCAGGAGCGCAATATGATGAACGTAAAGATTGCATAGGCAACTGGGATAGTGAAACAGCTAGGGTATATTGGAAATTTACTGTCAAAAACCCTGGAACTTTTAATTTGATGGGGCAAGTTGCCGGTAAAGAGGATACAGAGGTCATCATTTCCATAAATGGCAAATCGAAAATTCTAAAGATTTCTGTTGATGGTAATCCAAAAAAATTCAAGAAATTGGCAATGGGAAGTTTTACCATAGATAAACCAGGTGAATATGAAATTTCTTTTATGCCCATTGCAAGAAAATGGAATCCCGTTAATTTAAGAGAAGTAACGCTACAACCCATCAATACAAAGTAATGATACCAAACTCCATAAAATATATATTTCGTTATACCACGCAGTATACTGTCCTACTTTTCATCGGACTTTCTGTATCATGCACAGCACAAAACGCAATCATTGACAATCTAAAAGAAGCTCCCGTACATGGTGGCCTGGAAATGGAAGATTACTGGGTTTGGGGTAGTTCAGTGATAAAGGGAGATGATGGACAATACCATATGTATGCTTCACGTTGGCCCAAAATGTTGCCTTTCCATCCAGGTTGGATGATTGCTTCCGAGATTGTCCATGCAGTTTCCAAGATCCCCGAAGGGCCCTATCAGTTTAAGGATGTAGCTTTAGGATACCGAGGGGCTCAATATTGGGATGGTAGATCGTGTCACAATCCAAAAATCGTAAAATACAAGGATACTTACATTTTATACTATATGGGGTCTACCCATCCTTTTGAGGAAGTAACCCAGGAAAATATTTCAGAATTTGATTTAAAAAGTAAATGGTGTATTGCGGGCAGATGGGGAAAACGTGTTGGAGTGGCTACATCTAAAAGTCCTAACGGACCATGGAAACGATTGGACGCACCAATTTTAGATGTAAAACCCGATTCATATTATAGCTTTTTAACCTCGAACCCTTCACCTTTAATTAAAGAAGACGGTTCGGTGGTGCTGCTTTTTAAAGGAAGAAGCTATCAAGAAGAAGGCATAAAGCAAAGTGATATGAGTATTGGAGTAGCCACAGCACCTTCGTTTGATGGTGAATACACAGTAGTGGGCACCAAACCTTTATTTTCTATGGAGCATTTAGGCGAAGTGGAAGACCCACATTTATGGAGTGACGACGAAGGATTCCATTTAGTGGCTAAAGACCAACGAGGACTAATAACTGGAGGAAAAGGCGATGGGCTTTTAGCGCATTCTAAAGATGGTATTCATTGGGAGGTAGATGAAAACCCAAGAGCCTATACCAAAACAGTAAAATGGGAGAATGGTAAAACCATAAAGCAAGGGCAATTGGAACGTCCTTTTGTTTTTGTAGAAAATGGAAAGCCAACACATATCTTTTTTGCCACTATGGATGGTCCTGGAGGATTTGGAAACGGCACAAAAACTTGGAATATGGTCATACCTTTAAAATAAAAACCAACTAATACCACTATAAAATGAGTAAAAAAATAATATTATGGTCCATAACCGCAGCACTTGCGGGCTTTTTATTTGGATTTGATGTAGTCGTTATTTCCGGGGCCGATAAAAAATTACAAGCCCTTTGGGAATCTTCAGATTCCTTTCATGGCTGGGTGGTAATGGGTGCTGCTCTTTGGGGCACAGTACTTGGAGCTATTTTTGGGGGATTTCCAACAAATAAATACGGGCGTAAAAACACCTTGATTTTCATTGGTGTTTTGTTTGCCATATCTGCAATAGGATCAGCTTTAGCAGATGACCCTTGGGTATTTGCGTTTGCCCGATTCATTGGAGGTATTGGCGTTGGGGCATCAACTATCGCAGCACCCGCCTACATTTCTGAAATTGCACCTGCAAAAGATAGGGGGCGCCTTGTTGCTTTATATCAATTCAATATTGTATTCGGAATTTTAATTGCATTTCTTTCCAATTATCTCTTAAGTGGTATTGGCGAAAATGACTGGCGATGGATGGTCGGTGTAGAGGCTATACCAGCAGTTCTCTATATTTTATTTGCGTTGAAAGTGCCCAAAAGCCCCAGATGGCTGTTATCACAATCCAAAACTGATGAGGCAAAAGAGGTAATGGCCATTATTAATCCAGATATCCCTATTGAAGAACAGATTACTGCTTTCCAAAGCAATTCATCGGAGTCAAATACCTCCGAAACCATTTTTATCAAAAAGTATAGATTTCCTCTGACATTAGCATTTTTAATAGCATTTTTTAACCAGTTTTCTGGCATAAATGCCTTTTTATACTATGCCCCACGTATTTTTGAGGAAGCTGGTTTGGGGGAAAGTACTGCTTTGCTAAGTAGCGTGGGTATTGGAGTAACAAACCTTGTTTTTACGCTATTGGGTGTCTTTCTAATCGATAAATTTGGAAGGAAAACATTGATGTATATTGGTTCCATTGGGTATATTATATCCTTGAGCTTGGTTTCCGCCGCTTTTTTCCTAGGGTGGACCGGAATGGCAGTTCCCATTTTCTTATTTCTGTTTATTGCTGCCCATGCCATTGGCCAAGGTGCCGTAATTTGGGTGTTTATATCTGAAATATTTCCAAATCATTTACGGGCTTCGGGTCAGGCATTTGGTAGTTCGACCCACTGGATTTTGGCCGCCTTAATTCCTTCTTTAATCCCAACCTTGTTCAATCATCCTATGATTGGTGCCGGAGTAGTCTTTCTAGTTTTCGCAGGAATGATGGTACTTCAATTCTTATTTGTAGCCTTTATGATGCCTGAAACCAAAGGAAAAACATTGGAAGAACTGGAAGGTATAATCTTAAAGAAGAATACATGAAAAAAATAGTAAGCTTATTGATTTGTCTAAGTTTTTCACTGCAAATTTTTGCGTCAAAAGTGGACACACTTGTTGTTCATAGCAAGTCGATGAATAAAGAAATAAAGAATGTGGTCATACTGCCAGATTCTTATTCAAAAGAAGGGAAAGCGCTTTCAGTGGTCTATTTGTTACATGGCGCCGGAGGTGACTATAAAGCCTGGCTAGGAAAAGCTCCAAATATCAAAGCTTTGGCAGATTTGCACAATGTGATTATTGTATGCCCGGATGGTGAGGCAAAAAGCTGGTATTTTGATAGTCCCATTGATGAGACATATAAATATGAGACTTATATCTCAACGGAATTGATTGCAGGTGTAGACAAGAACTACAATACGATTGCAAGCCATAAAAATAGAGCAATTACGGGCTACAGTATGGGTGGCCATGGCGCTTTGTACTTGGCCTTTAAGCATACTGATGTTTGGGGGGTGGCAGCCAGTATGAGTGGTGGAGTGGATATTAGGCCATACGCCTTAAAGTGGGGCATTCCTGATAGGTTGGGCAATTATTCAGAGTATCCGGAGCATTGGGAGAAGAACTCTGTCATTAACCTTGTACATCTTTTAGGTGATAAAAAACTAAAATTTCTCTTCGATTGTGGTGTGGATGATTTCTTTTATGAAGACAATAAAAGATTGCATAAAAAATTAATCGAACGTAAGATTCCCCACGATTATATTGAACGGCCCGGTAGACATGATGGCCCATATTGGAGCAATTCCATTATCTATCAAATGCTGTTTTTTAAAGAGTTTTTTACCCAGGAAACCAAATAACATGAATTGTAGAGCAACACTTATTGGAAGTTTACTGATTTCCATGATTTTTTTTAGTTGTAATAAACTAGAAGTCATTCAGGTAAAATCACCTGATGGAAAGAAAGTATTCACACTTTTCCCCAACAAGGAAAATGGTATTGATTTTTCTGTTCAATACAACAACCATGAAGTGTTATTGCCTTCTACATTGGAGCTTGTTTCAAAAGAAATTTCCTTTTCTGGGGATGTATCTATCCTAAAGATTGAAAATTCCAGCGTAGAAAATGTCTGGAACTCCAATTTTAGTGAGCTAAACATAATCCCTGATAATTACAATCAACTAAAAGTTTACTTACAAATAGAAGATGCCAAGCTCAATATTATTTGTAGGGCCTATAATGAGGGTATTTCTTACGCTTATGAAGTTCCCGAGCAAAACGATATCACCGAGATAGGGTTGGATGAAAACATTCATTACAACTTTAACGATAATTACCCGGTTTGGTCCACCCCAAAACGCGAAAAAGGGACTCTAACAGCTCAAGGCGAATATAAAAAAATACCATTGACAGAATTGGAGGAAGGTAGCGAACGCCCTCTTTTAATTGATATGGGAGATAGCCTAAAGGTTGCTTTAGCCGAAGCAAAGCTGGTCGATTATGCCCGTTTAAGTTTCAATAAGGGTACATCTTCCCAATACAGCATTTTATCCACATTAGATGGTAAAATGGGAGAACAAAAACAAGATACCATAAGTGGCGCAATTATTTCTGAAAGAATAAAAGAAGGGACAAAAGTTCATAAAAAATTACCCTTTCAGTCTCCTTGGCGTGTGGTTATGATGGCAGAAAACGAAGGTAAGTTGCTCGAAAACAACTACATTATCCAAAACCTAAACGATCCTGTAGCAATTAAAGATGTCTCTTGGATTACACCTGGAAAGGTACTTAGGGAAACCACATTAACTACGGATGGTGGATTTGCGGCTATCGATTTTGTGGCTAGCCATAATATGCAATATGTACATTTTGATGCCGGTTGGTACGGAAATGAAATGGACAATTCATCTGATGCAACAACTATTACTCTAGATCCAAAACGATCAAAAGGTCCTTTTGATATTGAGGCTATTTGCAAATATGCCAACGAAAAAGGGGTAAAAGTAATGTTGTATGTAAACCGTAGAGCTTTAGAAAAACAATTGGATGAGGTGCTACCACTTTATAAAAAATGGGGAGTAGCAGGTATTAAATATGGTTTTGTACGAGTTGGAGATCAAGATGCAACGGCCTGGTTGCACGAAGCTGTTAAAAAAACTGCCGAGCATGGTATGATCATAGACGTACATGACGAGTACAGGCCAACCGGTTTCTCTAGAACCTACCCTAATTTTTTGACCCAGGAAGGCATTCGTGGCGATGAGGAAACTGTTCCCAATGCCCATACCTTAATAACCATGTATACAAGAATGTTGGCTGGAGCAGCAGACAATACTGTATGTTACTATAACAACCGTGTAAGCGAAATGGGATCACATGCTTCACAATTGGCAAAAACGGTTTGCCTTTTTAGTCCGTTGCAATTTTTGTATTGGTATGATAAGCCTGCAGCTTCTCCCGAAAAAGCAGATGGTTTGTGGGGCGATACCAAACACATTGGTATCGAACCAGAATTGGAATTCTTTGATGCCGTACCCACCACTTGGGATGAAACAAAAGTATTACATGCCGAAATAGGCGAAATAGGAGTCATTGCACGAAGAAAAGGAGCGCAATGGTACGTTGGAGGGATTAATGGTGAAACTGCCCGATCCTTGAAAATTGACTTCTCATTTTTAGATACCAATGAAAACTATAGTGCAAAACTATATACGGATGATGAAACTATTAATACCAGAACCCGTGTAAAGATTGAACAACTGGATGTTGATAGTTCATTTATACTGAATTTAGACCTTAAAGCAAATAATGGTTTCGCAATTCAAATAATCCCCAATAGCTAAACTGTAGATGAATCCAATAAAAAGGAAAATGTCATTGAAAGTATTTCTAACTCCATTGTTGTGGTTTTTTTTGTGCTATCCAGCTCTGGGCCAGCATGGGGAACATCCTAGGATCTATATCAAGGATCAATCCAGAAGTGATTTTATAAAATCGATTGAAACTGTCTCTTGGAAAAAAGCTTTTGTTGAAGAAAAGAAAGAACGATTGGCCAAGTACATCGAACTATGGGAAGAAGACCCGGAATGGTTAGTGTCACGTTTACAAATGAATTGGAATACCAAGCACAACAAAGTATTTCTAAATGAAGGCGACTTCTCCCATTCTGAAGGGACTGCACCAGTGCCCACTGTCCGTTTTTCAGGCTCTCGTGATTGGGCAACGGATTACAAATCTCCCAAATTAGAAGATATAATTCCATATTCGGATGACCCCAAGGGTATATATCTCGAAAGAAAAGATAATCAAAAAAAGGAATGGGTAGCACCATCAGAAACAGGAAATATTATTGAAAAAATCAATGATAGAATACTAGAGTTAGTGTCAGATGCAGCTTTTCTATATTGGGTTACCGGAGAGAAAAAATATGCTGATTTCGCATCACCTGTATTCTTTACCTATATTGATGGCATGTATCATAGGGAAGCTCCCATTGATATAGAAAATTCTGGCCAACAACGAATATCAGGCTTGGCGACCTTTGAAGTAATTCACGAGCGCATCGTAGTTTCACTAGTAACCAGCTATGATTTTCTCCACGACTATTTTAAAGACAAAAACAAGAATCTAGATAATACCATCACTGTTTTTCAACGATGGGGTGACCAAATTATAGTCAACGGTATTCCTGATAACAACTGGAACCTTTTCCAAGCTCGTTTCTTAACCTATATCGCCTTGGTACTTGATGACAACAGTAGCTATAAAAATAAAAAGGGAAGGGAATATTTTTTAAAACACACTTTTGACGTTTCCACGGAGCGTCAATTGGCATTAAAGGAATCCCTTTTAGTATATGACGCTGAAAATGGAATCTGGCCCGAATCTGCCTCCTATTCAGTGCATGTGATTACGACACTATTACGTATTATAACCTTATTGGACAATGCTACCAACACCAATGAACTTGCTACTTATCCGATTGTGGAAAAAGCCGTATTCGCAGCTTTTCAATACCTCTTTCCTTCAGGTTATATAGTAGGTTTTGGTGATTCAAAGCATAGTATCCTTCCCCCTGAAAATTTTGAGCTATTACTGGCCAATTATAAAAAGTACGGTACCAGTGAAAAAGGGAAAATCATATCAACACTATTGAATGAACTAATTTCCAATGGACAATACACTAGAGAAGCAAGCAATTATTTTGAATTGTTTTTTTATGTAGATGCTTTAGAAAAAGACAGTTTATCCAACCAAGGCGAAACCTTGGAAAAACTAACATCACCAACCTTCTATGCACCAAATGTGAGCTTGTTCAATCAAAGAATGGGTAGTGATGATAATTCTGTAATGGTATCTACCTTTGGGTCTTTTGGCAACCATGCCCATGCCAACGGGATCGCTATAGAACTGTTCGCTAACAACTACGTTTTAGGGCCAGATATGGGCAGAGGGCCAAGCTATTGGCATCCGCATCACAGGGAATATTTCTCTAGATTCCCGGCACACAATACGGTAATTGTGGATGGAATCTCGGATTATTATGCTATGCGGTCTTACCATCCCTTTAAACTAGATTATAGTTTTCCCAAATCCGAGGAAAACGCAACATTTGATAAAGTCACCTTTTCCAAAGTTTCCTTTCTAGAACCTAAAACGATTTCCAAACAACAACGATTTACAGCTATCGTAAAGTCACCTACCGAAAAACCCTATGTAGTTGATGTATTTCGTTCCAAAAGGCAACAAGAAGGCAAGCAAAAACACGAATACTTCTATCATAATCTTGGTCAGTCATTAACATTTAAAAGCAGTAAAGGAAAAGAATTCGCTTTGAGCCTCACCGATCAATTAAGTAGTAAACTGGGCGATGC contains:
- a CDS encoding glycoside hydrolase family 88 protein, with the translated sequence MNNKIKAFSIFITVLMLHSCGTNKKKVSGFDSTTVLDLNVSKTKETLKELKDVDGFARNIPKNKTNWELVGVKDWCSGFWPGFLWYTYEYSGDESIKKEAERFTAPIKSIAYSPARNHDIGFMIYNSFGNGYRLTGNKEYKDVLLAAADTLATLYNPKVGSILSWPTQKKYRHNTIIDNMMNLELLFWASKNGGDKNLYEIAESHAKVTMKNLLRPDGSLYHVGSFDEETGEFIKGVTHQGYADDSMWARGQSWGIYGFAMAYRETGNPDFMETSMKLADHFLKRLPEDGIPFWDFDDPKIPNAPKDASAAAIAACGMLELSKLVKDNALKDKYIDAARRFVEILSSEAYYSGDTNQALLLHSTGHHPNNSEIDVPIIYADYYFMEALLRLKNIEETKKNQELVKS
- a CDS encoding alpha-L-fucosidase; translation: MNSKLLLVLFVASQVYFTNAQDASAVQNTSQQERMQWWSEARFGMFIHWGIYTKLAGFYKGKAQPNSAEWIMNRGKIPIAEYEKLTGEFNPTKFNAKEFVNLAKEAGMKYMVITAKHHDGFSMFDSKASDYNIVDATPFKRDILKELAKECQEQGIKFGFYYSQAQDWHHPGGMGNNWDKTFQRVSSDEYVYEKALPEVKQLLTEYGPIAIFWWDTPRKMTKEVVDSLYHITSALQPKIITNDRLGEDYPGDHKTFERHGPRYTPEAKYWELCQPISGSWGYRSDDDDFKSIATLIRNLIDQSSKGGNYLLNVSPTAEGTLKSEATERLKAIGSWMDKNSEAIYGTQASPTTEEPKWGRITMKTIDSKGLLYLHVYDWADGASLPIRLKNNVEACYLLTDKKRTFKTTSFENGIQVQLSGNAPDSIASVIVLKLKEMPNALPQKQLEQDKEGVVALPAFRAQYENLQGPGAQYDERKDCIGNWDSETARVYWKFTVKNPGTFNLMGQVAGKEDTEVIISINGKSKILKISVDGNPKKFKKLAMGSFTIDKPGEYEISFMPIARKWNPVNLREVTLQPINTK
- a CDS encoding glycoside hydrolase family protein translates to MIPNSIKYIFRYTTQYTVLLFIGLSVSCTAQNAIIDNLKEAPVHGGLEMEDYWVWGSSVIKGDDGQYHMYASRWPKMLPFHPGWMIASEIVHAVSKIPEGPYQFKDVALGYRGAQYWDGRSCHNPKIVKYKDTYILYYMGSTHPFEEVTQENISEFDLKSKWCIAGRWGKRVGVATSKSPNGPWKRLDAPILDVKPDSYYSFLTSNPSPLIKEDGSVVLLFKGRSYQEEGIKQSDMSIGVATAPSFDGEYTVVGTKPLFSMEHLGEVEDPHLWSDDEGFHLVAKDQRGLITGGKGDGLLAHSKDGIHWEVDENPRAYTKTVKWENGKTIKQGQLERPFVFVENGKPTHIFFATMDGPGGFGNGTKTWNMVIPLK
- a CDS encoding sugar porter family MFS transporter; translation: MSKKIILWSITAALAGFLFGFDVVVISGADKKLQALWESSDSFHGWVVMGAALWGTVLGAIFGGFPTNKYGRKNTLIFIGVLFAISAIGSALADDPWVFAFARFIGGIGVGASTIAAPAYISEIAPAKDRGRLVALYQFNIVFGILIAFLSNYLLSGIGENDWRWMVGVEAIPAVLYILFALKVPKSPRWLLSQSKTDEAKEVMAIINPDIPIEEQITAFQSNSSESNTSETIFIKKYRFPLTLAFLIAFFNQFSGINAFLYYAPRIFEEAGLGESTALLSSVGIGVTNLVFTLLGVFLIDKFGRKTLMYIGSIGYIISLSLVSAAFFLGWTGMAVPIFLFLFIAAHAIGQGAVIWVFISEIFPNHLRASGQAFGSSTHWILAALIPSLIPTLFNHPMIGAGVVFLVFAGMMVLQFLFVAFMMPETKGKTLEELEGIILKKNT
- a CDS encoding alpha/beta hydrolase, coding for MKKIVSLLICLSFSLQIFASKVDTLVVHSKSMNKEIKNVVILPDSYSKEGKALSVVYLLHGAGGDYKAWLGKAPNIKALADLHNVIIVCPDGEAKSWYFDSPIDETYKYETYISTELIAGVDKNYNTIASHKNRAITGYSMGGHGALYLAFKHTDVWGVAASMSGGVDIRPYALKWGIPDRLGNYSEYPEHWEKNSVINLVHLLGDKKLKFLFDCGVDDFFYEDNKRLHKKLIERKIPHDYIERPGRHDGPYWSNSIIYQMLFFKEFFTQETK
- a CDS encoding glycoside hydrolase family 97 protein; protein product: MNCRATLIGSLLISMIFFSCNKLEVIQVKSPDGKKVFTLFPNKENGIDFSVQYNNHEVLLPSTLELVSKEISFSGDVSILKIENSSVENVWNSNFSELNIIPDNYNQLKVYLQIEDAKLNIICRAYNEGISYAYEVPEQNDITEIGLDENIHYNFNDNYPVWSTPKREKGTLTAQGEYKKIPLTELEEGSERPLLIDMGDSLKVALAEAKLVDYARLSFNKGTSSQYSILSTLDGKMGEQKQDTISGAIISERIKEGTKVHKKLPFQSPWRVVMMAENEGKLLENNYIIQNLNDPVAIKDVSWITPGKVLRETTLTTDGGFAAIDFVASHNMQYVHFDAGWYGNEMDNSSDATTITLDPKRSKGPFDIEAICKYANEKGVKVMLYVNRRALEKQLDEVLPLYKKWGVAGIKYGFVRVGDQDATAWLHEAVKKTAEHGMIIDVHDEYRPTGFSRTYPNFLTQEGIRGDEETVPNAHTLITMYTRMLAGAADNTVCYYNNRVSEMGSHASQLAKTVCLFSPLQFLYWYDKPAASPEKADGLWGDTKHIGIEPELEFFDAVPTTWDETKVLHAEIGEIGVIARRKGAQWYVGGINGETARSLKIDFSFLDTNENYSAKLYTDDETINTRTRVKIEQLDVDSSFILNLDLKANNGFAIQIIPNS
- a CDS encoding heparinase II/III domain-containing protein gives rise to the protein MSLKVFLTPLLWFFLCYPALGQHGEHPRIYIKDQSRSDFIKSIETVSWKKAFVEEKKERLAKYIELWEEDPEWLVSRLQMNWNTKHNKVFLNEGDFSHSEGTAPVPTVRFSGSRDWATDYKSPKLEDIIPYSDDPKGIYLERKDNQKKEWVAPSETGNIIEKINDRILELVSDAAFLYWVTGEKKYADFASPVFFTYIDGMYHREAPIDIENSGQQRISGLATFEVIHERIVVSLVTSYDFLHDYFKDKNKNLDNTITVFQRWGDQIIVNGIPDNNWNLFQARFLTYIALVLDDNSSYKNKKGREYFLKHTFDVSTERQLALKESLLVYDAENGIWPESASYSVHVITTLLRIITLLDNATNTNELATYPIVEKAVFAAFQYLFPSGYIVGFGDSKHSILPPENFELLLANYKKYGTSEKGKIISTLLNELISNGQYTREASNYFELFFYVDALEKDSLSNQGETLEKLTSPTFYAPNVSLFNQRMGSDDNSVMVSTFGSFGNHAHANGIAIELFANNYVLGPDMGRGPSYWHPHHREYFSRFPAHNTVIVDGISDYYAMRSYHPFKLDYSFPKSEENATFDKVTFSKVSFLEPKTISKQQRFTAIVKSPTEKPYVVDVFRSKRQQEGKQKHEYFYHNLGQSLTFKSSKGKEFALSLTDQLSSKLGDAKGYDYFKDKKKFVTSDDIQAFFRITEKNQPDNLMKVWIKGDEKQQIYSVNGPPSKAITSGTAPKELINEPLPAFIIKREKAAWENPFALVFNPYIEGNENPISNVAFSTIEKYPTTQLIEVELKDKKTVDHITLNASVSDIAERKYFYQKGLVSIIRKLKESNEIRFLFLSGMEKFEYHDWSIITSVEAATVSIELTEEGYQIENDKPVTIGIPIGKDRKMAELQLFEDGKLVSSRKAVVSRSNPNKMKIKLSKAYSNAKLLLKE